The DNA segment AGGTGATCCCGCTGTAGGCGGGCCGGGCGGCGGTGACCAGCGGGCGGGCGCGGGAGCGGATGCCGTCGCAGGCGAGGACCAGGTCGGCGTCGAGCCGGCTGCCGTCCGCGAGGCTCACCCGGTGGCGGCCGCCGGGCAGCGGCGTCACCTCGTCGACGCGAGCGCCCCAGGTGACCGTCTCCGGTGGCAGCGCATCGAGCAGCAGGTGCCGCAGCTGCACCCGGTCGATCTCCGGCCGGTACTCGCCGGCCTCCTCGTCGACGGTCATACGGACCTCGCCGTCGGGCCCCATCAGGCACAGCCGCTGCCCCAGGGGGCGCGCCAGTTCCTCGAACCTCTCGTGGAGGCCCATCTCGCGCAGCGCCAGCTGTCCGCCCCGCTCGCCGAGATCCAGGCTGCCACCCTGGGAGCGCGCATGCGGTCCCGCGTCCCGTTCCAGGACGCGAGGGGTCACTCCGCGCAGGTGCAGCAGCCGCGCGACCGCGAGCCCCGCCGGGCCGCCGCCCAGAACGACGACGTCCGAGGCCCGCGCGACCTGCTCGGAGGAGGGGAAGGAGGAGGGGACGGGAGGGAGTTCGGTCATGTCCAGGTTCCTGTCATGAGTGGTTTCACGGTCAGATCTGAGCGAGGCCGCCGTCGACGACGATCTCCGAGCCGGTGATGTACGAGGAGTCCTCCGACGCGAGGAAGGCCACGGCACGGGCCACCTCCTCCGGCCTGCCCCAGCGGGCCATCGGTACGGTGCCGGTCACGTACGCGTCGATCGCGTCCCGCATGGCCGGGTCCTGCTGCGCGGTCAGCGGGGTGGCGATGCACCCGGGGGTGACCGCGTTGACGCGCACGCCGCGGCCGAGTACCTCCTCGTCCAGCGCCAGCGTCCGCACCAGGCTGCGCACCGCCGCCTTGCTGGCCGAGTAGAGCGGGTCACCGGGACGGCCCTTCGCCTCGGCGACGGAACCGGTGACCACCACCGAAGCGCCGCGGCGCAGCAGTGGCAGCGACCGGACCACGGTGAAGAACACGCTCTTGACGTTGGTGTCCACCATGAGGTCGAAGTCCTGCTCACGGGTGTCGAGGACGGGTGGGGCATCGGACCTGCCCGCGTTCGCGAACAGCACGTCGATGTGCCCGTACCGCTGACGGACCTCCTCGGTCAGGCGCTCCACCCCGGTCACCGTCGCGAGATCCGCGGCCACCGTGTGCACCGGGGCGCTCCCGGAGATCCGGCTCGCCGCCGACGCCAGCTTCGCGGCGTCGCGCCCGGCGATCACCAGGGCGTACCCCCGCTTCGCCAGCTCGGCCGCCGTCGCCAGGCCGATCCCGCTGCTCCCGCCGGTCACCACCGCGACCCGGCCCGTCCGGTCCTCTGCCATTACGCACCCTCCCTGCCTCACGCCTTCCGGCCTTGCATTCACAGTCAAACACAAAAGTAAGTCAGTTACCTTATCGTCCGGGTGGTAACCTGCC comes from the Streptomyces sp. TS71-3 genome and includes:
- a CDS encoding SDR family NAD(P)-dependent oxidoreductase, which encodes MAEDRTGRVAVVTGGSSGIGLATAAELAKRGYALVIAGRDAAKLASAASRISGSAPVHTVAADLATVTGVERLTEEVRQRYGHIDVLFANAGRSDAPPVLDTREQDFDLMVDTNVKSVFFTVVRSLPLLRRGASVVVTGSVAEAKGRPGDPLYSASKAAVRSLVRTLALDEEVLGRGVRVNAVTPGCIATPLTAQQDPAMRDAIDAYVTGTVPMARWGRPEEVARAVAFLASEDSSYITGSEIVVDGGLAQI